One Ostrea edulis chromosome 2, xbOstEdul1.1, whole genome shotgun sequence genomic region harbors:
- the LOC130051995 gene encoding adiponectin-like, producing MVHYFIVNISTLIEKSEEMMIVLLPFLCAAVSLAELTTLHKGRNLTSMEERLSYLEKTIVRRINATERVLGQLLTGRDDADISALNVLALRSGMLASPSEPVLFSAYKSSSTGGISTKVTIRFDKTYINLGNHYHTENGIFIAPKTGVYLFHWTIATGSSAFSSQLMVGGTVRASNLVPYPGGVDSSSAMVILNISEEDHVWIQLYGSSEHVYGASSSIGNNYQSTFSGILVHTP from the exons ATGGTACATTATTTCATAGTCAATATCAGCACGCTGATTGAGAAGTCCGAGGAAATGATGATCGTTCTTTTACCCTTCCTCTGTGCCGCCGTATCCTTGGCTGAGTTGACCACTCTCCATAAAGGCCGAAATCTGACCAGTATGGAAGAGCGACTTTCCTATCTGGAGAAAACTATCGTACGTCGAATAAACGCCACAGAGCGCGTTCTAGGACAGTTGCTGACAGGGAGAGATGATGCCGATATATCGGCTCTGAATGTACTTGCTCTTAGATCTG GTATGTTAGCCAGTCCCTCAGAGCCTGTTCTGTTTTCTGCTTACAAGTCCTCATCTACCGGTGGAATAAGCACTAAGGTCACCATTAGGTTTGACAAGACCTACATCAACCTAGGAAATCACTACCATACAGAGAACGGAATCTTCATCGCTCCCAAAACCGGCGTATACCTGTTCCACTGGACTATCGCTACAGGGAGCAGTGCGTTCTCCTCTCAGCTGATGGTAGGGGGTACTGTTCGCGCTTCCAATCTCGTTCCTTATCCAGGCGGGGTAGATTCCAGTTCAGCGATGGTAATATTGAACATCAGTGAAGAGGACCACGTCTGGATACAACTGTACGGTTCTTCAGAACATGTCTATGGTGCCAGCAGTTCTATAGGAAATAACTACCAATCAACGTTTTCTGGAATCCTTGTACATACTCCTTAG